In Bombus affinis isolate iyBomAffi1 chromosome 11, iyBomAffi1.2, whole genome shotgun sequence, one genomic interval encodes:
- the LOC126921872 gene encoding F-box/WD repeat-containing protein 9-like, with the protein MCDENESCTRIDTDQTNPQLSLSDLPIEIFLHICSFLDASTLVHGLSLVCKQFHQILNDNSLWKVRITKIWPDTGYPILPPVEDDELFWKLSCVALEKQTSLWRKENVTMEKLSLNNVQYSTIDGLLLMQGGNICISGARDRSLVYWKLSTKENEIESYTSIDFAHNGWIWDLAAIDNTVYSCSWDQSVKAWTLTSTGLAHFKTYEMIVGGALLCVASCPELGLFATGSFCKTILVFDSRLCKPIINYQPHKRAVIKLAMSSHFILSASEDRTVSIWDQRAGRIMKNVTISQESFPMSMCMQRDMIYVGDGSAKLHVLDPRNDFKPVKYYTTEHKKGINGVHFTPGCLITSSMDQTVRISSPTDPPQHLTTLKSSYGEIASTDYLNDVLAVSGTEGIEIWRPRSQIQYA; encoded by the exons ATGTGCGATGAAAACGAGAGTTGTACTCGAATTGATACCGATCAAACGAACCCCCAATTATCTCTATCAGATCTTCCAATCGAG ATATTTCTCCACATCTGTTCCTTCCTAGATGCATCTACATTAGTACATGGCTTGAGTTTAGTGTGCAAacaatttcatcaaattttaaATGATAACTCACTGTGGAAAGTGAGGATTACTAAGATTTGGCCAGATACTGGTTACCCAATCTTGCCTCCTG ttgaAGATGATGAACTGTTTTGGAAGTTATCATGTGTTGCATTGGAAAAACAAACATCATTATGGAGAAAAGAAAATGTCACTATGGAGAAGTTATCACTTAATAATGTACAATACAGTACTATTGATGGCTTGTTATTAATGCAG GgtggaaatatttgtatatcaGGAGCTAGAGATCGATCCTTAGTGTATTGGAAGCTTTCTACAAAAGAAAACGAGATTGAAAGTTACACGAGTATAGACTTTGCTCATAATGGATGGATTTGGGATCTAGCAGCAATAGATAATACAGTCTATAGTTGCAGCTGGGATCAAAGTGTCAAAGCATGGACGCTTACTAGCACCGGTCTCGCTCACTTCAAAACTTATGAGAT gatcGTCGGAGGTGCTTTATTGTGCGTTGCATCATGCCCAGAGTTAGGTCTTTTTGCTACAGGATCATTTTGTAAAACTATATTAGTGTTTGATTCAAGATTATGCAAACCCATTATAAATTACCAACCACATAAAAGAGCTGTCATTAAATTGGCTATGAGTTCTCACTTTATTCTATCGGCTAGTGAGGACAGGACAGTGTCTATATGGGATCAAAGAGCAGGAAGAATTATGAAAAATGTCACG ATTTCCCAGGAATCATTTCCTATGAGTATGTGCATGCAACGGGACATGATTTATGTAGGAGATGGTAGTGCAAAACTGCATGTACTTGATCCAAGAAACGATTTTAAACCTGTCAAATATTACACCACTGAACATAAGAAAGGTATCAATGGTGTTCATTTTACACCTGGATGTTTGATCACGAGTTCTATGGACCAAACGGTTCGAATTTCCAGTCCTACTGATCCTCCACAACATCTCACTACCTTAAAGTCTAGTTATGGTGAAATAGCTAGT ACGGATTATTTAAATGACGTCCTCGCAGTTTCTGGTACAGAGGGAATTGAAATCTGGAGACCGAGGTCGCAAATCCAATATGCATAA